The following proteins are encoded in a genomic region of Streptomyces sp. SLBN-31:
- a CDS encoding ribonuclease domain-containing protein, translated as MRFPPRATRVGAAAALLSALLVGGTVAATPASAAVGTICYGDLPSQAYDTLDLIASGGPYPYSQDGTVFRNSEGVLPGQSSGYYHEYTVKTPGSSTRGARRIVTGEEYQEDYYTSDHYATFDLIDFGC; from the coding sequence ATGAGATTCCCCCCACGCGCCACCCGTGTCGGCGCCGCGGCCGCCCTTCTGTCCGCCCTGCTCGTGGGCGGCACGGTCGCGGCGACTCCGGCGTCCGCCGCGGTCGGCACCATCTGCTACGGCGACCTGCCCTCCCAGGCGTACGACACGCTCGACCTGATCGCGTCGGGCGGCCCCTACCCGTACTCGCAGGACGGCACCGTCTTCCGCAACTCGGAGGGCGTCCTGCCCGGCCAGTCGTCCGGCTACTACCACGAGTACACGGTCAAGACGCCCGGCTCGTCCACACGCGGCGCCCGCCGCATCGTCACCGGTGAGGAGTACCAGGAGGACTACTACACCTCGGACCACTACGCCACGTTCGACCTGATCGACTTCGGCTGCTGA
- a CDS encoding SDR family oxidoreductase — protein MTTHAKTHGTLNGKVALVTGGGRGIGAATAVRLAREGADVAVTYVNGKEAAEDVVRRVEALGRRAVALRADSGDAAEAAGAVERAEELLAGLDVLVNNAGVGVLGPLEDLSLADVDRVLAVNVRGVFLTSQAAAARMRPGGRIITIGTCMTQRVPGPGGTLYATSKAALVGLTKALARELGARGITANIVHPGPTDTDMNPADGPYAAAQAAMTAVGRFGTPDEVASTVAHLATAQYVTGAEFAVDGGHAA, from the coding sequence ATGACGACTCATGCGAAGACCCACGGCACTCTGAACGGCAAGGTCGCCCTGGTCACCGGGGGCGGCCGCGGCATCGGCGCGGCGACGGCGGTGCGGCTGGCCCGGGAGGGCGCGGACGTGGCGGTGACCTATGTGAACGGCAAGGAGGCCGCCGAGGACGTCGTCCGGCGTGTGGAGGCCCTGGGGAGGCGGGCCGTGGCCCTGCGTGCGGACTCCGGGGACGCGGCGGAGGCGGCCGGGGCGGTGGAGCGCGCCGAGGAGCTGCTCGCCGGGCTGGACGTGCTGGTGAACAACGCCGGCGTGGGGGTGCTCGGGCCGCTGGAGGACCTCTCGCTCGCGGACGTGGACCGGGTGCTGGCCGTGAACGTGCGCGGGGTGTTCCTGACCTCCCAGGCGGCGGCAGCGCGGATGCGCCCGGGCGGCCGGATCATCACGATCGGTACGTGCATGACGCAGCGCGTGCCGGGTCCCGGTGGAACCCTCTACGCGACGAGCAAGGCGGCCCTCGTCGGTCTGACGAAGGCACTCGCCCGCGAGCTGGGTGCGCGGGGGATCACGGCGAACATCGTGCACCCCGGCCCGACCGACACGGACATGAACCCGGCGGACGGCCCGTACGCCGCCGCACAGGCGGCGATGACCGCGGTCGGGCGGTTCGGCACACCCGACGAGGTGGCATCGACGGTCGCCCACCTGGCCACCGCGCAGTACGTCACCGGAGCGGAGTTCGCGGTCGACGGCGGCCACGCGGCGTGA
- a CDS encoding response regulator transcription factor has translation MTAIRLLLVDDDPLVRAGLSLMMGGADDIEIVGEAADGSEVEALVDRTRPDVVLMDIRMPSVDGLTATERLRARKDAPQVVVLTTFHADEQVLRALRAGAAGFVLKDTPPAEIVDAVRRVATGDPVLSPTVTRQLVEHAVGNAADTRRARARERVALLNDREREVAVAVGRGLSNAEIAADLFMSVATVKTHVSRILAKLDLNNRVQIALLAYDAGLLEEPGDNGH, from the coding sequence ATGACTGCGATCAGACTGCTCCTCGTCGACGACGACCCCCTGGTGCGGGCCGGCCTGTCACTGATGATGGGCGGTGCGGACGACATCGAGATCGTCGGCGAGGCCGCCGACGGCTCCGAGGTCGAGGCGCTCGTCGACCGCACCCGGCCCGACGTCGTCCTCATGGACATCCGGATGCCGTCGGTGGACGGTCTCACGGCCACGGAGCGGCTGCGCGCCCGCAAGGACGCCCCGCAGGTCGTCGTCCTGACCACCTTCCACGCCGACGAACAGGTCCTGCGCGCCCTGCGCGCGGGGGCCGCCGGGTTCGTCCTGAAGGACACCCCGCCCGCCGAGATCGTCGACGCCGTGCGCCGGGTCGCGACCGGCGACCCCGTGCTGTCGCCCACCGTCACCCGCCAGCTGGTGGAGCACGCCGTGGGCAACGCCGCCGACACGCGACGCGCACGCGCGCGTGAACGCGTCGCACTGCTCAACGACCGCGAACGCGAGGTCGCCGTCGCGGTCGGCCGGGGTCTGTCCAACGCGGAGATCGCCGCGGACCTCTTCATGAGCGTCGCCACCGTCAAGACCCACGTCTCCCGCATCCTCGCCAAGCTGGACCTCAACAACCGGGTGCAGATCGCCCTGCTGGCCTACGACGCCGGCCTCCTGGAGGAACCGGGGGACAACGGGCACTAG
- a CDS encoding sensor histidine kinase, giving the protein MKTVRDDRPTPAVAGVAVRRRWLFPSALLHEIDPDAGRSGRPRRTARDWIVDFTCFLLAAAIGLAAADTLNGDPHTAHSLAVLDQVLGALACAAVWLRRRWPLSLAVAMIPVGLLSDTAGGAAMIALFTLAVHRPFRYVAWIGGVQLALVPLFYWMRPDPDLPYAGAVAFAELLSVTVIGWGMFVRSKRQLMLSLRDRARRAETEARLRAEQAQRLAREAIAREMHDVLAHRLTLLSVHAGALEFRPDAPREEVARAAGVIRESAHEALQDLREIIGVLRAGEPDETGRPQPTLAALDTLVAESREAGMKVTLDSRVTDPAAVPASVGRTAYRIAQEALTNARKHAPGTEVTVTVTGAPGEGLTVTVRNPAPEGAVPPVPGSGQGLIGLTERATLTGGRLEHGADAHGGFRVRAWLPWG; this is encoded by the coding sequence TTGAAGACCGTGAGGGACGACAGACCGACGCCGGCCGTGGCGGGCGTCGCAGTGCGGCGCAGATGGCTCTTCCCGTCCGCCCTGCTCCATGAGATCGACCCCGACGCCGGGCGGTCGGGGCGGCCCCGGCGCACCGCCCGCGACTGGATCGTCGACTTCACCTGCTTCCTGCTCGCCGCGGCCATCGGCCTCGCCGCCGCCGACACCCTGAACGGCGACCCGCACACCGCGCACTCCCTCGCCGTCCTCGACCAGGTGCTCGGCGCGCTGGCCTGCGCGGCGGTGTGGCTGCGCCGACGGTGGCCGCTGAGTCTGGCCGTCGCGATGATCCCAGTCGGCCTGCTGTCGGACACCGCGGGCGGCGCGGCCATGATCGCTCTCTTCACCCTCGCCGTGCACCGGCCCTTCCGGTACGTCGCCTGGATCGGCGGTGTCCAGCTCGCGCTGGTCCCGCTGTTCTACTGGATGCGCCCGGACCCCGACCTGCCGTACGCGGGAGCGGTCGCCTTCGCCGAGCTGCTCAGCGTCACCGTCATCGGCTGGGGCATGTTCGTACGGTCCAAGCGGCAGCTCATGCTGAGCCTGCGGGACCGCGCCCGGCGCGCCGAGACAGAGGCGCGGCTGCGGGCGGAGCAGGCGCAGCGACTGGCCCGCGAGGCCATCGCCCGGGAGATGCACGACGTACTCGCCCACCGGCTGACGCTGTTGAGCGTGCACGCGGGCGCCCTGGAGTTCCGGCCCGACGCACCCCGGGAGGAGGTCGCCCGGGCGGCCGGTGTCATCCGGGAGAGCGCGCACGAGGCGCTGCAGGACCTGCGCGAGATCATCGGCGTACTGCGCGCGGGCGAGCCCGACGAGACGGGGCGCCCCCAGCCGACGCTCGCAGCGCTGGACACGCTGGTCGCCGAGTCCCGCGAGGCCGGCATGAAGGTCACCCTCGACAGCCGCGTCACCGACCCCGCGGCCGTCCCGGCCTCCGTCGGCCGCACCGCCTACCGCATCGCCCAGGAGGCCCTGACCAACGCCCGCAAGCACGCTCCCGGCACGGAGGTCACGGTGACGGTGACGGGCGCCCCCGGCGAGGGCCTGACGGTGACCGTGCGCAACCCCGCGCCCGAGGGCGCGGTGCCCCCCGTCCCCGGCTCCGGGCAGGGCCTCATCGGGCTGACGGAGCGGGCCACCCTGACCGGGGGACGCCTGGAACACGGCGCGGACGCGCACGGCGGCTTCCGGGTACGGGCATGGCTGCCCTGGGGATGA
- the alc gene encoding allantoicase, whose product MTAIPSFTGDANPYGGGDPYADYRTADFPFTRYADLADRRLGAGVIAANDEFFAQRENLLVPGRAEFDPEHFGHKGKVMDGWETRRRRGADAGHPWPTAEDHDWALVRLGAPGVVRGIVVDTAHFRGNYPQAVSVEGTSVPGSPSPEELLGDDVKWTTLVPRTPVGGHAANGFAVSVEQRFTHLRVNQHPDGGIARLRVYGEVVPDPAWLTTLGTFDVVALENGGRVEDASDRFYSPATNTIQPGRSRKMDDGWETRRRRDRGNDWIRYRLAAQSQIRAIEIDTAYLKGNSAGWASVSVRDGEDGDWTEILPRTRLQPDTNHRFVLPSRAVGTHARVDIFPDGGISRLRLHGSLTEDGATRLTTRHQQLGT is encoded by the coding sequence GTGACGGCGATTCCGAGTTTCACCGGCGACGCGAACCCCTACGGAGGCGGTGACCCGTACGCGGACTACCGCACCGCCGACTTCCCCTTCACCCGGTACGCCGACCTCGCCGACCGCCGCCTCGGCGCCGGTGTCATCGCCGCCAACGACGAGTTCTTCGCCCAGCGGGAGAACCTGCTGGTGCCCGGGCGCGCCGAGTTCGACCCCGAGCACTTCGGGCACAAGGGCAAGGTCATGGACGGCTGGGAGACCCGCCGCCGACGCGGCGCGGACGCCGGGCACCCGTGGCCCACGGCCGAGGACCACGACTGGGCGCTGGTCCGCCTCGGCGCGCCCGGCGTCGTCCGGGGCATCGTCGTCGACACGGCCCACTTCCGCGGCAACTACCCGCAGGCGGTGTCCGTCGAGGGGACCTCGGTGCCGGGCTCCCCGTCGCCGGAGGAACTCCTCGGGGACGACGTGAAGTGGACGACCCTCGTGCCGCGCACACCCGTCGGCGGCCACGCGGCGAACGGTTTCGCCGTCTCCGTCGAACAGCGCTTCACCCACCTGCGCGTCAACCAGCACCCCGACGGCGGCATCGCGCGGCTGCGCGTGTACGGCGAGGTCGTACCGGACCCCGCGTGGCTGACGACGCTCGGCACGTTCGACGTCGTCGCCCTGGAGAACGGCGGCCGGGTCGAGGACGCCTCCGACCGCTTCTACTCACCGGCCACCAACACCATCCAGCCGGGCCGCTCCCGCAAGATGGACGACGGCTGGGAGACCCGCCGGCGCCGCGACCGGGGCAACGACTGGATCCGCTACCGGCTCGCCGCGCAGTCGCAGATCCGCGCGATCGAGATCGACACGGCGTACCTGAAGGGCAACAGCGCGGGCTGGGCGTCGGTGTCGGTGCGCGACGGCGAGGACGGCGACTGGACCGAGATCCTCCCGCGCACCCGCCTCCAGCCCGACACCAACCACCGCTTCGTCCTGCCGTCCCGGGCCGTCGGCACGCACGCGCGCGTGGACATCTTCCCGGACGGCGGCATCTCCCGCCTGCGGCTGCACGGCTCCCTCACCGAGGACGGCGCCACCCGCCTGACGACCCGCCACCAGCAACTCGGCACCTGA
- the allB gene encoding allantoinase AllB produces the protein MSDVELVLRSTRVITPEGTRAACVAVAGGTITAVLPYDAEVPSNARLEDLGDHVLLPGLVDTHVHVNDPGRTEWEGFWTATRAAAAGGITTLVDMPLNSLPPTTTVAHLRTKQAVAADKAHIDVGFWGGALPDNVKDLRPLHEAGVFGFKAFLSPSGVDEFPHLDQDGLARSLAEIASFGGLLIVHAEDPHHLDAAPQHGGPRYADFLASRPRDAEDTAIAQLIDQARRLDARVHVLHLSSSDALPLIAAAKADGVRVTVETCPHYLTLTAEEVPDGASEFKCCPPIRESANQDVLWQALADGTIDCVVTDHSPSTADLKTDDFATAWGGISGLQLSLSAVWTAARGRGHTLEDVVRWMSSRTARLVGLDTRKGAIAPGRDADFAVLAPDETFTVDPAALQHRNRVTAYAGRTLYGVVKSTWLRGERIVADGQFTDPKGRLLTRVP, from the coding sequence GTGTCCGACGTGGAACTGGTGCTGCGCTCGACACGCGTCATCACGCCCGAGGGGACGCGCGCCGCCTGCGTCGCGGTCGCCGGCGGCACGATCACGGCCGTACTGCCGTACGACGCCGAAGTGCCGTCCAACGCCCGCCTGGAGGACCTCGGCGACCACGTCCTGCTGCCCGGTCTGGTCGACACCCACGTGCACGTCAACGACCCCGGGCGCACCGAGTGGGAGGGCTTCTGGACCGCCACGCGCGCGGCGGCGGCCGGCGGCATCACCACCCTCGTCGACATGCCGCTCAACTCCCTGCCGCCCACCACGACGGTCGCCCACCTCCGCACGAAGCAGGCGGTCGCCGCCGACAAGGCGCACATCGACGTCGGCTTCTGGGGCGGCGCCCTGCCCGACAACGTCAAGGACCTGCGCCCGCTGCACGAGGCCGGCGTCTTCGGCTTCAAGGCGTTCCTGTCCCCCTCCGGCGTGGACGAGTTCCCGCACCTCGACCAGGACGGGCTCGCCCGGTCGCTGGCCGAGATCGCCTCCTTCGGCGGCCTGTTGATCGTGCACGCCGAGGACCCGCACCACCTGGACGCCGCCCCGCAGCACGGCGGCCCCCGCTACGCCGACTTCCTCGCCTCCCGGCCGCGCGACGCCGAGGACACCGCCATCGCCCAGCTGATCGACCAGGCCAGACGCCTCGACGCGCGCGTGCACGTGCTGCACCTGTCGTCGAGCGACGCGCTGCCGCTGATCGCCGCCGCGAAGGCGGACGGCGTCCGCGTCACCGTCGAGACCTGCCCCCACTACCTCACCCTGACCGCCGAGGAAGTCCCGGACGGCGCCAGCGAGTTCAAGTGCTGCCCGCCCATCCGGGAGTCCGCCAACCAGGACGTGCTGTGGCAGGCGCTGGCCGACGGCACCATCGACTGCGTGGTCACCGACCACTCCCCGTCCACGGCCGACCTGAAGACCGACGACTTCGCCACCGCCTGGGGCGGCATCTCCGGCCTCCAGCTGAGCCTGTCCGCCGTGTGGACGGCGGCCCGGGGGCGCGGCCACACCCTGGAGGACGTGGTCCGCTGGATGTCCTCGCGGACGGCCCGACTGGTCGGCCTCGACACCCGCAAGGGCGCCATCGCCCCCGGCCGCGACGCCGACTTCGCGGTCCTCGCCCCCGACGAGACCTTCACCGTGGACCCGGCGGCCCTCCAGCACCGCAACCGCGTCACCGCGTACGCCGGCAGGACCCTGTACGGCGTCGTGAAGTCGACCTGGCTGCGCGGCGAACGCATCGTCGCCGACGGCCAGTTCACCGACCCGAAGGGCCGCCTGCTGACCCGTGTCCCCTGA
- a CDS encoding AIM24 family protein has product MTLQQEIVGNAMQMAVVGLQPGQTVYCEAGKFLFKTTNVTMETRLSGPSGGGGQQQGGGMGGMLRQAMGTAMQAGQRMLAGESLAFQYFTSQGGEGTVGFAGVLPGEMRALELDGTRAWFAEKDAFVAAESTVEFGIAFQGGRTGMSGGEGFVLEKFTGRGTVIIAGAGNFIDLNPADFGGRIEVDTGCVVAFEEGIRYGVQRIGGLNRQGMMNAVFGGEGLSLATLEGSGRVILQSLTIESLANALKKAQGGDKQGPTGGLFSTHAG; this is encoded by the coding sequence GTGACACTTCAGCAAGAGATCGTCGGCAACGCCATGCAGATGGCGGTGGTCGGCCTGCAGCCGGGCCAGACCGTGTACTGCGAGGCCGGCAAGTTCCTGTTCAAGACGACCAACGTGACCATGGAGACCCGCCTCTCCGGGCCGTCCGGCGGGGGCGGGCAGCAGCAGGGCGGCGGCATGGGCGGCATGCTGCGCCAGGCCATGGGCACCGCCATGCAGGCCGGCCAGCGCATGCTCGCGGGCGAGTCGCTGGCGTTCCAGTACTTCACCTCGCAGGGCGGCGAGGGCACCGTCGGCTTCGCGGGCGTCCTCCCCGGCGAGATGCGCGCCCTGGAGCTGGACGGCACGCGCGCGTGGTTCGCCGAGAAGGACGCCTTCGTGGCCGCCGAGTCCACCGTCGAGTTCGGCATCGCCTTCCAGGGCGGCCGCACCGGCATGAGCGGCGGCGAGGGCTTCGTCCTGGAGAAGTTCACCGGCCGCGGCACGGTCATCATCGCGGGCGCCGGTAACTTCATCGACCTGAACCCGGCCGACTTCGGCGGCCGCATCGAGGTCGACACGGGCTGCGTCGTCGCCTTCGAGGAGGGCATCCGCTACGGCGTCCAGCGCATCGGCGGCCTCAACCGCCAGGGCATGATGAACGCCGTCTTCGGCGGCGAGGGCCTCTCGCTGGCCACCCTGGAGGGCAGCGGCCGCGTCATCCTGCAGTCACTCACCATCGAGAGCCTGGCCAACGCCCTGAAGAAGGCCCAGGGCGGCGACAAGCAGGGCCCGACCGGAGGACTGTTCTCCACGCACGCCGGATGA
- a CDS encoding dihydrofolate reductase family protein, whose translation MGKLVSTIFVTLDGVYQAPGGPQEDTRGGFEHGGWSFVFGDEDFGRFVTEVFDRSAAFLLGRRTYDIFAGHWPKVTDPADPIAARLNALPKYVPSSTLTDPSWAGTTVLSGDLAKEVTALKERTDSELQVHGSGALVRSLLALDLVDTLHLLTFPVVLGSGLRLFEEGALPTTFRHTAGRITSTGVSLQTYEPAGRPEYGSYALPENG comes from the coding sequence ATGGGCAAGCTCGTCTCCACGATCTTCGTCACGCTCGACGGCGTCTACCAGGCGCCCGGCGGTCCGCAGGAGGACACCCGGGGCGGCTTCGAGCACGGCGGCTGGAGTTTCGTCTTCGGCGACGAGGACTTCGGCCGGTTCGTCACCGAGGTCTTCGACCGCTCCGCCGCCTTCCTCCTCGGCCGCCGTACGTACGACATCTTCGCGGGCCACTGGCCGAAGGTGACCGACCCGGCCGACCCCATCGCGGCGAGGCTCAACGCACTGCCGAAGTACGTCCCCTCGTCCACCCTCACCGACCCCTCCTGGGCCGGCACCACCGTGCTGAGCGGCGACCTGGCCAAGGAGGTCACCGCCCTCAAGGAGCGCACCGACAGCGAGCTCCAGGTGCACGGCAGCGGCGCCCTCGTCCGCTCCCTGCTCGCGCTCGACCTCGTCGACACCCTCCACCTGCTGACCTTCCCCGTGGTGCTCGGCTCCGGCCTGCGCCTGTTCGAGGAGGGCGCGCTTCCGACGACGTTCCGGCACACGGCCGGCCGCATCACCTCCACCGGGGTCTCCCTGCAGACGTACGAGCCGGCCGGACGGCCCGAGTACGGCTCCTACGCGTTGCCGGAGAACGGCTGA